The following are encoded in a window of Gadus chalcogrammus isolate NIFS_2021 unplaced genomic scaffold, NIFS_Gcha_1.0 GACHA029, whole genome shotgun sequence genomic DNA:
- the LOC130377978 gene encoding receptor-type tyrosine-protein phosphatase N2-like gives MDHDPRNPTYISSQGPLPSTVADFWQMVWESGCVVVVMLTPLSENGVKQCHLYWPDEGADVYHIYEVNLVSEHIWCEDFLVRSFYLKNLQTNETRTVTQFHFLSWTDRGIPDSARTLLDFRRKVNKCYRGRACPIIVHCSDGSGRSGTYILIDMVLNRMAKGAKEIDIAATLEHLRDQRPAMVQTKEQFEFALTAVAEEVNAILRALSQ, from the exons ATGGATCACGACCCCAGGAACCCCACCTACATCTCCTCCCAGGGCCCGCTGCCCTCCACCGTGGCCGACTTCTGGCAG atggtgTGGGAGAGTGGCtgtgtggtggtagtgatgctgACGCCCCTCTCTGAGAACGGGGTGAAGCAGTGCCACCTGTACTGGCCGGACGAGGGGGCCGACGTCTACCACATCTACGAG GTAAACCTGGTGTCGGAACACATCTGGTGTGAGGATTTCCTGGTGCGGAGCTTCTACCTGAAGAACCTGCAGACCAACGAGACGCGCACCGTCACCCAGTTCCACTTCCTGTCCTGGACCGACCGGGGCATCCCGGACTCCGCCCGCACCCTGCTGGACTTCCGCAG GAAGGTGAACAAGTGCTATCGTGGCCGGGCTTGTCCTATCATCGTTCACTGCAG tgatGGATCAGGGAGGAGTGGCACCTACATTTTGATTGACATGGTCCTCAACAGAATGGCTAAAG GAGCCAAGGAGATCGACATCGCAGCCACGCTGGAACATCTCCGAGACCAGAGACCTGCCATGGTCCAGACCAAg gaaCAGTTTGAGTTTGCTCTGACAGCCGTGGCTGAAGAGGTCAACGCTATTCTGAGAGCGCTCTCTCAGTGA